From the genome of Streptomyces sp. NBC_01116, one region includes:
- a CDS encoding acyl-CoA synthetase, with protein sequence MNQPPNGFWAQAAADPDRTVLIAPDGEEWSAGRLHADVNRMVHGLRAAGLREGDAFAVVLPNGVELLTAHLAASQAGFYLVPVNHHLVGPEIAWIVADSGARVLITHERFAATATAAADEAELPATHRYGVGTVPGCRPYAELLEGRPATAPDDRILGWVMNYTSGTTGRPRGIRRPLPGKRPEETYLGGFLGIFGIRPFDDNVHLVCSPLYHTAVLQFASAALHIGHPLVLMDGWSPEEMLRLIDAHRCTHTHMVPTQFHRLLALPDEVKSRYDVSSLRHAIHGAAPCPDHVKRAMIDWWGSCVEEYYAASEGGGAFATAEDWLKKPGTVGKAWPISELAVFDDDGNRLGPGELGTVYMKMSTGGFSYHKDETKTRTNRIGDFFTVGDLGVLDADGYLFLRDRKIDMIIAGGVNIYPAEIESALLTHPAVADAAAFGIPHADRGEEVKAVVEPAEGHEPSPALAAAILAHCEERLAGYKRPRSLDFIAAMPRDPNGKLYKRRLREPYWEGHRRPL encoded by the coding sequence ATGAACCAGCCGCCCAACGGCTTCTGGGCCCAGGCCGCCGCCGACCCCGACCGCACCGTCCTGATCGCCCCCGACGGCGAGGAGTGGAGCGCGGGCCGGCTGCACGCCGACGTCAACCGCATGGTCCACGGACTGCGCGCGGCCGGACTGCGCGAGGGCGACGCGTTCGCCGTCGTGCTGCCCAACGGCGTCGAACTCCTCACCGCCCACCTCGCCGCCTCGCAGGCCGGCTTCTACCTCGTCCCGGTCAACCACCACCTCGTCGGCCCCGAGATCGCCTGGATCGTCGCCGACTCGGGCGCCCGCGTCCTGATCACCCACGAACGCTTCGCCGCCACCGCGACGGCCGCCGCCGACGAGGCGGAACTGCCCGCGACCCACCGCTACGGCGTCGGCACGGTCCCCGGCTGCCGTCCCTACGCCGAACTCCTCGAAGGCCGTCCCGCCACCGCGCCCGACGACCGCATCCTGGGCTGGGTCATGAACTACACCTCGGGCACCACCGGCCGCCCGCGCGGCATCAGGCGTCCCCTGCCCGGCAAGCGCCCCGAGGAGACCTACCTCGGCGGGTTCCTCGGCATCTTCGGCATCCGCCCGTTCGACGACAACGTCCACCTGGTCTGCTCACCGCTCTACCACACGGCCGTACTCCAGTTCGCGAGCGCGGCACTCCACATCGGCCACCCGCTGGTCCTGATGGACGGCTGGTCGCCCGAGGAGATGCTGCGCCTCATCGACGCCCACCGCTGCACGCACACCCACATGGTGCCCACCCAGTTCCACCGGCTGCTCGCCCTGCCCGACGAGGTGAAGTCCCGCTACGACGTCTCCTCCCTGCGGCACGCCATCCACGGGGCGGCGCCCTGCCCCGACCACGTCAAGCGCGCCATGATCGACTGGTGGGGGAGCTGCGTCGAGGAGTACTACGCGGCCAGCGAGGGCGGGGGAGCGTTCGCCACCGCCGAGGACTGGCTGAAGAAGCCGGGCACCGTCGGCAAGGCCTGGCCGATCAGCGAGCTGGCCGTCTTCGACGACGACGGCAACCGGCTCGGGCCGGGCGAACTGGGGACCGTCTACATGAAGATGAGCACCGGCGGCTTCAGCTATCACAAGGACGAGACCAAGACCCGCACGAACCGCATCGGCGACTTCTTCACCGTAGGCGACCTCGGCGTGCTCGACGCGGACGGCTACCTCTTCCTCCGCGACCGCAAGATCGACATGATCATCGCGGGCGGGGTCAACATCTACCCCGCCGAGATCGAGTCGGCCCTGCTCACCCACCCCGCCGTCGCGGACGCCGCCGCCTTCGGCATCCCGCACGCCGACCGGGGCGAGGAGGTGAAGGCCGTCGTCGAACCGGCCGAGGGACACGAGCCGTCACCGGCGCTCGCCGCGGCGATCCTCGCCCACTGCGAGGAGCGGCTCGCCGGGTACAAACGGCCCCGGAGCCTCGACTTCATCGCCGCGATGCCCCGTGACCCCAACGGCAAGCTCTACAAGCGGCGGCTGCGCGAACCGTACTGGGAGGGGCACCGACGTCCCCTGTAG
- a CDS encoding amino acid ABC transporter permease: protein MTLHTAPAVHEDGYVPSERRIARERYRRARTRRATAIAATSTLVTGAVLFLLITGSPGWTRTKETFFSAHYARVAFPQVMEGLWLNLRLLAVCGAAVLVFGLLLAVARTLRGPVFFPVRALATAYTDFFRGLPLIICLLMVVFGVPALRLEGVTTDPVLLGGAALVLTYSAYVAEVFRAGIESVHPSQRAAARSLGLSSGQALRFVVLPQAVRRVVPPLLNDLVSLQKDTGLVSIAGAVDAVYAAQIIASKDFNYTPYVVAGLVFVALTIPMTRLTDWVTARMDRRRAQGGIV from the coding sequence GTGACCCTGCACACGGCGCCGGCCGTCCACGAGGACGGCTACGTCCCCTCCGAGCGCCGGATCGCCCGCGAGCGGTACCGGCGGGCCCGCACCCGGCGGGCCACCGCGATCGCCGCGACCAGCACCCTGGTGACGGGCGCGGTGCTGTTCCTGCTGATCACGGGCTCGCCGGGCTGGACCCGTACCAAGGAGACGTTCTTCAGCGCCCACTACGCGCGCGTCGCCTTCCCGCAGGTCATGGAGGGGCTGTGGCTGAACCTCCGGCTGCTGGCCGTGTGCGGTGCGGCCGTCCTGGTGTTCGGCCTGCTGCTGGCGGTGGCCCGCACCCTGCGCGGGCCGGTGTTCTTCCCGGTGCGGGCCCTGGCCACCGCGTACACGGACTTCTTCCGGGGGCTGCCGCTCATCATCTGCCTGCTGATGGTGGTGTTCGGGGTGCCCGCCCTGCGGCTGGAGGGGGTGACCACCGATCCGGTGCTGCTGGGCGGCGCCGCGCTGGTGCTGACGTACTCGGCGTACGTCGCCGAGGTCTTCCGGGCCGGGATCGAGTCCGTGCACCCCTCGCAGCGGGCGGCGGCGCGTTCGCTGGGGCTGAGCAGCGGGCAGGCGCTGCGCTTCGTCGTGCTGCCCCAGGCGGTGCGCCGGGTGGTGCCGCCGCTGCTCAACGACCTGGTGTCGCTCCAGAAGGACACCGGGCTCGTCTCCATCGCCGGGGCGGTGGACGCCGTGTACGCGGCGCAGATCATCGCGAGCAAGGACTTCAACTACACCCCGTACGTCGTCGCGGGTCTGGTCTTCGTGGCGCTGACCATCCCGATGACCCGGCTCACCGACTGGGTGACGGCCCGGATGGACCGGCGGCGGGCCCAGGGAGGGATCGTATGA
- a CDS encoding ABC transporter substrate-binding protein: protein MHLANRPLVTALCSAVALCAALTGCAPQAEEKAPDRAAGATASCAPGKLATQVPGKVTVGTDKPAYAPWFSDDEPSNGKGFESAVAYAVAKELGYDRDAVVWQHTPFNSAFAPGAKKFDFDINQVSISEERKKAVAFSSGYYDVRQAVVALKSSKAAKATRVADLKDVKLGAQVGTTSLDFITDLVEPEVKPAVYQRNDFAKSALKTGQVDAIVVDLPTAFYITGAEVPEAEVVGQFAASSGDPERFGLVLDRESALTSCVSGAVDALREDGTLAALEKKWLSDAVDAPVLK from the coding sequence ATGCATCTCGCCAACCGGCCCCTGGTCACCGCCCTCTGCTCCGCCGTCGCCCTCTGCGCCGCCCTCACGGGCTGTGCCCCGCAAGCGGAGGAGAAGGCACCGGACCGGGCCGCGGGCGCGACGGCGTCCTGCGCACCCGGCAAGCTCGCCACCCAGGTGCCAGGCAAGGTCACCGTCGGCACCGACAAGCCCGCGTACGCCCCCTGGTTCTCCGACGACGAACCGTCCAACGGGAAGGGCTTCGAGTCGGCGGTGGCCTACGCCGTGGCGAAGGAGCTCGGCTACGACCGCGACGCGGTGGTGTGGCAGCACACGCCGTTCAACAGCGCGTTCGCGCCCGGCGCGAAGAAGTTCGACTTCGACATCAACCAGGTCTCCATCAGCGAGGAACGGAAGAAGGCGGTCGCCTTCTCCTCCGGCTACTACGACGTGCGCCAGGCCGTCGTCGCGCTGAAGTCGTCGAAGGCCGCGAAGGCGACGCGGGTGGCCGACCTCAAGGACGTGAAGCTCGGCGCCCAAGTGGGCACCACCAGCCTCGACTTCATCACCGACCTGGTGGAGCCCGAGGTGAAGCCCGCCGTCTACCAGCGCAACGACTTCGCCAAGTCGGCGCTGAAGACCGGTCAGGTCGACGCCATCGTCGTGGACCTGCCGACCGCCTTCTACATCACCGGGGCCGAGGTGCCGGAGGCGGAGGTCGTGGGCCAGTTCGCCGCCTCCTCGGGTGATCCCGAGCGGTTCGGTCTGGTCCTGGACCGGGAGAGCGCGCTCACCTCCTGCGTCAGCGGTGCGGTGGACGCCCTGCGGGAGGACGGCACGCTCGCCGCCCTGGAGAAGAAGTGGCTCTCCGACGCCGTCGACGCGCCGGTGCTCAAGTGA
- a CDS encoding acyl-CoA synthetase, with amino-acid sequence MTGVRSSTVDGVLTRSARRTPGRTAVRYAGRAWTYRSLDAAVSTAAAVLTEEHGLVPGDRVAAYAHNSDAYLIGFLACARAGFVHVPVNQNLTGDDLAYLLDQSGSSLVLTDPDLAGRLPGGRPVRALRDAPGSLLDALETERAFTPRRPPASDDLVQLLYTSGTTALPKGAMMTHGALVHEYVSAITALGLAATDRPVHSLPLYHSAQMHVFLLPYLAVGAQNTILDAPDAATIFDLVEAGEADSLFAPPTVWIGLANHPEFAARDLAGLRKAFYGASIMPLPVLERLRENLPHLAFFNCFGQSEIGPLATVLGPDEHEGRMESCGRPVLFVEARVVDEKGEDVPDGTPGEVVYRSPQLCSGYWDKPEETAAAFRDGWFHSGDLAVRDAEGFLTVVDRVKDVINSGGVLVASRQVEDALYTHPAVAETAVIGLPDDRWIEAVTAVVVLRGEADESELIAHAREKLTAFKAPKRVVFVSALPRNASGKILKRQLRDELA; translated from the coding sequence ATGACAGGTGTACGCAGCAGCACAGTCGACGGCGTCCTCACCCGCAGCGCCCGGCGCACCCCCGGACGGACCGCCGTGCGGTACGCCGGCCGGGCCTGGACCTACCGCTCCCTGGACGCCGCCGTCTCCACGGCCGCCGCCGTCCTCACCGAGGAGCACGGACTCGTCCCCGGCGACCGGGTGGCCGCCTACGCGCACAACTCCGACGCCTATCTGATCGGCTTCCTCGCCTGCGCACGGGCCGGGTTCGTCCACGTACCGGTCAACCAGAACCTCACCGGCGACGACCTGGCCTACCTCCTCGACCAGTCCGGCTCGTCCCTCGTCCTCACCGACCCGGACCTCGCCGGGCGGCTCCCCGGCGGACGCCCGGTGCGCGCGCTGCGCGACGCCCCCGGCTCGCTGCTCGACGCCCTGGAGACGGAACGGGCGTTCACCCCGCGGCGCCCGCCCGCCTCCGACGACCTGGTGCAGCTGCTGTACACCTCCGGGACCACCGCCCTGCCCAAGGGCGCGATGATGACGCACGGGGCCCTGGTCCACGAGTACGTCAGCGCGATCACCGCGCTCGGCCTCGCCGCGACCGACCGGCCCGTGCACTCCCTGCCGCTCTACCACTCGGCCCAGATGCACGTGTTCCTGCTGCCCTATCTGGCGGTCGGCGCGCAGAACACCATCCTGGACGCCCCGGACGCCGCCACGATCTTCGACCTCGTGGAAGCGGGGGAGGCCGACAGCCTGTTCGCCCCGCCCACCGTCTGGATCGGCCTCGCCAACCACCCGGAGTTCGCCGCCCGCGACCTCGCCGGACTGCGCAAGGCGTTCTACGGGGCCTCGATCATGCCCCTGCCCGTCCTGGAACGGCTGCGCGAGAACCTCCCGCACCTGGCCTTCTTCAACTGCTTCGGCCAGAGCGAGATCGGACCCCTGGCCACCGTGCTGGGCCCCGACGAGCACGAGGGCCGGATGGAGTCCTGCGGCCGGCCGGTCCTCTTCGTGGAGGCCCGGGTGGTCGACGAGAAGGGCGAGGACGTCCCCGACGGCACTCCCGGCGAGGTCGTCTACCGCTCGCCCCAGCTGTGCTCCGGCTACTGGGACAAGCCCGAGGAGACGGCCGCCGCCTTCCGCGACGGCTGGTTCCACTCCGGCGACCTCGCGGTCCGCGACGCCGAGGGCTTCCTCACCGTCGTCGACCGGGTCAAGGACGTCATCAACTCCGGCGGCGTCCTCGTCGCCTCCCGCCAGGTCGAGGACGCCCTCTACACCCACCCCGCCGTCGCCGAGACCGCCGTCATCGGTCTCCCCGACGACCGCTGGATCGAGGCCGTCACCGCCGTCGTCGTCCTGCGCGGCGAGGCGGACGAGAGCGAACTCATCGCCCACGCCCGCGAGAAGCTCACCGCCTTCAAGGCGCCCAAGCGCGTCGTGTTCGTGTCGGCGCTCCCGCGCAACGCCAGCGGGAAGATCCTCAAACGGCAGCTGCGGGACGAGCTGGCCTGA
- a CDS encoding amino acid ABC transporter ATP-binding protein has translation MSVAPAPEPTAPVLRMEAVRKSFGASPVLRDVDLEVAPHTVTALIGASGSGKSTLLRCANLLEEIDDGAIWLEGEEITDPRADADAVRRRIGVVFQAYNLFPHLTVLQNITLAPRRVHGLSRPRAEVEARELLERLGLGAKADEYPDRLSGGQQQRAAIVRALAVRPRLLLLDEITAALDPELVGEVLGLVREVKEEGMTMVIATHEMAFAREVADQVCFLDAGVVLERGTPDEVFGAPRQERTRRFLRRIVAAGRL, from the coding sequence ATGAGCGTGGCACCGGCTCCGGAACCGACCGCTCCGGTACTGCGGATGGAGGCGGTCCGCAAGTCGTTCGGGGCCTCGCCCGTGCTGCGGGACGTCGACCTGGAGGTGGCCCCGCACACGGTGACCGCCCTGATCGGCGCGTCGGGGTCCGGGAAGTCGACCCTGCTGCGCTGCGCGAACCTCCTGGAGGAGATCGACGACGGCGCGATCTGGCTGGAGGGCGAGGAGATCACCGACCCGCGGGCCGACGCGGACGCGGTGCGCCGCCGGATCGGCGTGGTGTTCCAGGCGTACAACCTCTTCCCGCATCTGACCGTCCTGCAGAACATCACCCTGGCGCCGCGCCGCGTCCACGGGCTCTCCCGGCCCCGGGCCGAGGTGGAGGCGCGCGAGCTGCTGGAGCGGCTGGGGCTCGGGGCGAAGGCGGACGAGTATCCGGACCGGCTCAGCGGCGGCCAGCAGCAGCGGGCCGCGATCGTCCGGGCGCTGGCCGTACGCCCCCGGCTGCTGCTTTTGGACGAGATCACGGCCGCCCTGGACCCGGAGCTGGTGGGCGAGGTGCTGGGTCTCGTACGGGAGGTGAAGGAGGAGGGCATGACGATGGTCATCGCCACCCACGAGATGGCGTTCGCGCGTGAGGTCGCCGACCAGGTGTGCTTCCTGGACGCCGGGGTGGTGCTGGAACGCGGCACGCCCGATGAGGTGTTCGGCGCGCCCCGCCAGGAACGCACCCGGCGGTTCCTGCGGCGGATCGTGGCGGCGGGACGGCTGTGA
- a CDS encoding NAD(P)H-dependent flavin oxidoreductase: METELSKHLGIEHAIFGFTPFPEVAAAITRAGGFGVLGAVRYTAPDDLARDLDRLHALADGKPYGLDVVMPAKKVEGVTEADVEAMIPAEHRGFVTEVLDRHGVPELAEGETSGWRITGWMEEVARSQLDVAFDYPIKLLANALGSPPADVIERAHDHGVLVAALAGSARHARRHAEAGIDVVVAQGYEAGGHTGEIGSMVLVPEVVEAVAPLPVLAAGGIGSGEQAAAGIALGAQGVWLGSLWLTTEEADLHSPALTAKLLAAGSGDTVRSRALTGKPARQLRTEWTDAWDDPAGPGTLPMPLQGLLVAEAVSRIQKYEVGELLGTPVGQIVGRMTSERSVRAVVDDLTRGFERAVTRMNRIAGRSAT, encoded by the coding sequence ATGGAGACGGAGCTGAGCAAGCACCTGGGTATCGAGCACGCCATCTTCGGCTTCACGCCGTTCCCCGAGGTCGCCGCGGCCATCACCAGAGCCGGCGGCTTCGGCGTGCTCGGAGCGGTGCGCTACACCGCTCCCGACGACCTCGCGCGCGACCTGGACCGTCTGCACGCACTCGCCGACGGCAAGCCCTACGGCCTCGACGTCGTCATGCCGGCCAAGAAGGTCGAGGGCGTCACCGAGGCGGACGTCGAGGCGATGATCCCCGCCGAGCACCGCGGATTCGTCACGGAAGTCCTGGACCGCCACGGTGTGCCCGAGCTGGCCGAGGGGGAGACGTCCGGCTGGCGCATCACCGGCTGGATGGAGGAGGTCGCCCGGAGCCAGCTCGACGTGGCCTTCGACTACCCGATCAAGCTCCTCGCCAACGCCCTCGGTTCCCCGCCCGCCGACGTCATCGAGCGCGCCCACGACCACGGCGTCCTCGTCGCCGCCCTGGCCGGCAGCGCCCGGCACGCACGCCGGCACGCGGAGGCGGGCATCGACGTCGTCGTCGCCCAGGGGTACGAAGCGGGCGGCCACACCGGCGAGATCGGCTCCATGGTGCTGGTCCCCGAAGTCGTCGAGGCCGTCGCCCCGCTGCCCGTGCTCGCCGCCGGAGGCATCGGCAGCGGCGAACAGGCCGCCGCCGGGATCGCCCTCGGCGCGCAGGGCGTCTGGCTCGGCTCCCTCTGGCTCACCACCGAGGAGGCAGACCTGCACTCCCCGGCCCTGACCGCCAAGCTCCTGGCCGCGGGCTCCGGCGACACCGTCCGCTCCCGCGCCCTCACGGGGAAACCCGCGCGCCAGCTCCGTACCGAGTGGACCGACGCCTGGGACGACCCGGCCGGGCCCGGCACCCTGCCCATGCCGCTCCAGGGGCTGCTGGTCGCCGAGGCCGTGTCCCGGATCCAGAAGTACGAGGTCGGCGAGCTGCTCGGCACACCCGTCGGGCAGATCGTCGGACGGATGACCAGCGAACGCAGCGTCCGGGCCGTCGTCGACGACCTGACCCGCGGCTTCGAACGGGCCGTCACCCGCATGAACCGCATCGCCGGAAGGAGCGCCACATGA
- a CDS encoding acylase, translating into MTLRNRLRLLGVAGLALFTVSASLPPAAASGGQETRHPSGGGLSAVIRYTEYGIPHIVAKDYARLGFGTGWAQAADQVCTLADGFLTVRGERSRFFGPDAATDYSLSSAATNLSSDLYFRGVRDSGTVQKLLEEPAPAGPSRDVKETMRGFAAGYNAWIAQNRITDPACRGASWVRPVTALDVAARGYALAVLGGQGRGIDGITAARPPTAAPPAAGVTPEEAATAAERLLSTQNADMGSNAVAFDGSTTVNGRGLLLGNPHYPWQGGRRFWQAQQTIPGELNVSGASLLGSTTISIGHNADVAWSHTVATGVTLNLHQLTLDPADPTAYLVDGKRERMTKRTVSVPVKGAADVTRTQWWTRYGPVVTSMGAALPLPWTASTAYALNDPNATNLRMADTGLGFGKARSTGDVERALHRSQGMPWVNTIAADRAGHSFFAQSQVLPRITDELAERCSTPLGRATYPASGLAVLDGSRTDCALGSDPDAVRPGIFGPGRMPVLKDQPYVENSNDSAWLTNADRPLTGYERVFGTIATPRSMRTRGAVEDVASMADRGRLRVGDLQRQQFANRAPAGDLAASEVARWCAALPGGTAVGTDGTPVDVSAACRVLRRWDRSVDSDSRGALLFDRFWRKASSAPAAELWRTPFDPADPVRTPRDLNPDAPVLGRALADAVAELRAAGIALDAPLGEHQFVVRNGKRLPIGGGTESLGIWNKTEPRWNAAGGGYTEVSSGSSYIQAVGWDDSRCPVARTLLTYSQSENPKSPHYSDQTRLYAGERWVTARFCERDIARSPALRVVRVHERR; encoded by the coding sequence TTGACGTTACGCAACCGTCTGAGACTGCTCGGTGTCGCCGGTCTCGCCCTGTTCACCGTGTCGGCGTCGCTTCCGCCGGCCGCCGCGTCCGGGGGCCAGGAGACGCGGCACCCGTCCGGGGGCGGTCTCTCCGCCGTCATCCGGTACACGGAGTACGGCATTCCGCACATCGTGGCCAAGGACTACGCGCGGCTCGGCTTCGGCACCGGCTGGGCGCAGGCCGCCGACCAGGTGTGCACGCTGGCGGACGGCTTCCTCACGGTGCGCGGGGAGCGGTCGAGGTTCTTCGGCCCGGACGCCGCCACCGACTACTCCCTCTCCTCGGCGGCGACGAACCTCTCCAGCGACCTGTACTTCCGGGGCGTCCGGGACAGCGGCACGGTGCAGAAGCTCCTCGAGGAGCCCGCGCCCGCCGGTCCGAGCCGGGACGTCAAGGAGACGATGCGGGGGTTCGCCGCCGGGTACAACGCGTGGATCGCGCAGAACCGGATCACCGACCCGGCCTGCCGGGGCGCGTCCTGGGTGCGCCCGGTGACGGCGCTGGACGTGGCGGCGCGCGGCTACGCCCTGGCGGTGCTCGGCGGCCAGGGGCGCGGCATCGACGGCATCACGGCCGCGCGGCCGCCGACCGCCGCTCCCCCGGCGGCCGGGGTCACACCCGAGGAGGCGGCGACGGCGGCGGAGCGGCTGCTGTCGACGCAGAACGCGGACATGGGTTCCAACGCGGTGGCCTTCGACGGCTCCACCACGGTGAACGGGCGCGGGCTGCTGCTCGGCAACCCGCACTACCCGTGGCAGGGCGGACGCCGCTTCTGGCAGGCCCAGCAGACGATCCCCGGCGAACTGAACGTGTCGGGCGCGTCCCTGCTGGGCTCGACGACGATCTCGATCGGGCACAACGCCGACGTGGCGTGGAGCCATACGGTCGCCACCGGCGTCACGCTGAACCTGCATCAGCTCACCCTCGATCCGGCCGATCCGACCGCCTATCTGGTGGACGGGAAGCGGGAGCGGATGACGAAGCGGACGGTGAGCGTCCCGGTGAAGGGCGCGGCCGATGTGACCCGCACCCAGTGGTGGACCCGCTACGGGCCGGTGGTCACCTCGATGGGCGCGGCGCTGCCGCTGCCGTGGACGGCGAGCACCGCGTACGCTTTGAACGACCCGAACGCGACGAACCTGCGGATGGCGGACACCGGTCTGGGCTTCGGCAAGGCCCGTTCCACGGGTGACGTCGAGCGGGCGCTGCACCGGTCGCAGGGCATGCCGTGGGTGAACACGATCGCGGCGGACCGGGCGGGGCACTCGTTCTTCGCCCAGTCGCAGGTGCTGCCGAGGATCACGGACGAGTTGGCGGAACGCTGTTCGACCCCGCTGGGCCGGGCGACCTATCCCGCCTCCGGTCTCGCGGTGCTGGACGGTTCGCGGACGGACTGCGCGCTGGGCAGCGACCCGGACGCGGTGCGGCCGGGGATCTTCGGACCGGGGCGGATGCCGGTGCTGAAGGACCAGCCGTACGTGGAGAACTCCAACGACAGCGCGTGGCTGACGAACGCGGATCGGCCGCTGACGGGGTACGAGCGGGTCTTCGGCACGATCGCGACGCCCCGGTCGATGCGGACGCGCGGTGCGGTCGAGGACGTCGCGTCGATGGCGGACCGGGGCCGGCTGCGGGTCGGGGACCTCCAGCGGCAGCAGTTCGCCAACCGTGCGCCTGCCGGGGATCTGGCCGCGTCCGAGGTGGCGCGGTGGTGTGCCGCGCTGCCGGGCGGCACGGCCGTGGGCACGGACGGGACGCCGGTCGACGTGTCGGCTGCCTGCCGGGTGCTGCGGCGCTGGGACCGGAGCGTGGACAGCGACAGCCGGGGCGCGCTGCTCTTCGACCGGTTCTGGCGGAAGGCGTCGTCGGCGCCCGCCGCCGAGCTGTGGAGGACGCCGTTCGATCCGGCCGACCCGGTGCGCACCCCGCGCGACCTGAACCCGGACGCCCCCGTCCTGGGCAGGGCCCTGGCGGACGCCGTGGCGGAACTGCGGGCGGCGGGCATCGCCCTGGACGCGCCGCTCGGCGAGCACCAGTTCGTCGTACGGAACGGCAAGCGGCTCCCGATCGGCGGGGGGACGGAGTCGCTGGGCATCTGGAACAAGACCGAGCCGCGGTGGAACGCGGCGGGGGGCGGCTACACGGAGGTGTCGTCGGGCTCCAGCTACATCCAGGCGGTCGGCTGGGACGACAGCCGATGCCCGGTGGCCCGGACGCTGCTGACGTACTCCCAGTCGGAGAACCCGAAGTCGCCGCACTACAGCGACCAGACCCGGCTGTACGCGGGTGAGCGCTGGGTGACGGCCCGGTTCTGCGAGAGGGACATCGCCCGCTCGCCGGCCCTGCGGGTGGTGCGGGTGCACGAGCGGCGGTAG
- the paaK gene encoding phenylacetate--CoA ligase PaaK, translated as MTAMLDAAERLGRGELEALQRERLRSTLRHAYDNVPFYRNAFDSAGLRPDDCRTLADLARFPFTVKADLRDNYPFGMFAVPEHEVRRIHASSGTTGRPTVVGYTERDLDTWADVVARSIRAAGGRPGHKVHVAYGYGLFTGGLGAHYGAERLGCTVIPASGGMTARQVRLIQDFRPEIIMITPSYMLTLLDEFERQGVDPRSTSLKVGIFGAEPWTEEMRREIEDRFAIDAVDIYGLSEVMGPGVAQECVETKDGLHIWEDHFYPEVVDPFTGEPLPDGEEGELVFTSLTKEAMPVIRYRTRDLTRLLPGTARTFRRMEKVTGRSDDMVILRGVNLFPTQIEEIVLRTPAVAPHFQLRLTRHGRLDALTVLAEARADATADERERAARSIVAAVKDGVGVSVSVEIVDPESLERSVGKIRRIVDLRESGTG; from the coding sequence ATGACGGCCATGCTGGACGCGGCGGAACGGCTCGGCCGTGGCGAACTGGAGGCCCTGCAACGGGAGCGGCTCCGGTCCACGCTGCGCCACGCGTACGACAACGTGCCCTTCTACCGGAACGCCTTCGACAGCGCGGGGCTGCGGCCCGACGACTGCCGGACGCTCGCCGATCTGGCCCGGTTCCCGTTCACCGTGAAGGCGGATCTGCGGGACAACTACCCGTTCGGGATGTTCGCCGTGCCGGAGCACGAGGTGCGCAGGATCCACGCCTCCAGCGGCACGACGGGGCGTCCCACGGTCGTCGGGTACACCGAACGGGACCTGGACACCTGGGCGGACGTGGTGGCCCGTTCGATCCGGGCGGCGGGCGGGCGGCCCGGCCACAAGGTCCATGTGGCCTACGGATACGGGCTGTTCACCGGCGGGCTCGGGGCGCACTACGGGGCGGAGCGGCTCGGCTGCACGGTGATTCCGGCGTCCGGGGGCATGACCGCGCGCCAGGTCCGGCTGATCCAGGACTTCCGGCCCGAGATCATCATGATCACGCCGTCGTACATGCTGACGCTGCTGGATGAGTTCGAACGGCAGGGCGTCGACCCGCGTTCGACGTCCCTGAAGGTCGGGATCTTCGGCGCGGAGCCGTGGACCGAGGAGATGCGCCGGGAGATCGAGGACCGGTTCGCCATCGACGCGGTCGACATATACGGGCTCTCCGAGGTGATGGGCCCGGGGGTGGCGCAGGAGTGCGTGGAGACGAAGGACGGGCTGCACATCTGGGAGGACCACTTCTATCCGGAGGTCGTGGACCCGTTCACCGGTGAGCCGTTGCCGGACGGTGAGGAGGGGGAGCTGGTCTTCACCTCGCTGACCAAGGAGGCGATGCCGGTGATCCGCTACCGCACCCGGGACCTGACGCGGCTGCTGCCGGGGACGGCGCGGACGTTTCGCCGGATGGAGAAGGTCACCGGCCGCAGCGACGACATGGTGATCCTGCGCGGGGTGAACCTCTTCCCCACGCAGATCGAGGAGATCGTGCTGCGTACGCCCGCCGTCGCCCCGCACTTCCAGCTGCGGCTGACCCGGCACGGGCGGCTCGACGCGCTCACGGTGCTCGCGGAGGCGCGGGCGGACGCGACGGCCGACGAACGGGAGAGGGCGGCGCGGTCCATCGTGGCGGCCGTGAAGGACGGTGTCGGGGTGTCGGTGAGCGTCGAGATCGTGGATCCGGAGTCGCTGGAACGCTCGGTGGGCAAGATCCGGCGGATCGTGGATCTGCGGGAGTCCGGCACGGGCTGA